The following are encoded in a window of Impatiens glandulifera chromosome 5, dImpGla2.1, whole genome shotgun sequence genomic DNA:
- the LOC124938964 gene encoding protein trichome birefringence-like 34 produces the protein MFDDLACEKYGRPDLRWQHWRWQPNECDLPRFDAKAFLEKLRNKRLMFVGDSVNRNQWVSMMCLVESVIPRPFKIMKMKDPLYSFKATEYNASIDFYWNPFLVESNNDNSSSHRLADRMIKPEAIEKHGTAWNDADFLVFNSYLWWRVPTLKILRESGNFEDPNEEIKRVKSLQAYKMVLKKWSNWLKTNVNQTKTRMFFMGLPATHEWSIDWGNNKNRKCLDETEPISDTKYWGRNSNPKFLKAIESSIFKLKNVGFDIQLINITQLSEYRKDGHPTIYRKLWQPLTKEQLSNPRNYADCTHWCLPGVPDVWNEIILAHILQ, from the exons ATGTTTGATGATTTGGCTTGTGAGAAATATGGTCGGCCTGACCTAAGATGGCAGCATTGGAGGTGGCAGCCCAACGAATGTGATCTTCCTAg GTTTGATGCAAAGGCGTTTTTGGAAAAATTGAGGAACAAAAGGCTTATGTTTGTGGGAGATTCGGTTAATAGAAATCAATGGGTTTCGATGATGTGTCTTGTGGAATCGGTTATTCCTCGTCCATTCAAGATCATGAAAATGAAAGACCCTTTGTACAGCTTCAAGGCAACG GAATACAATGCCTCAATCGATTTTTATTGGAATCCTTTCTTGGTTGAATCGAACAACGATAACTCCTCAAGTCATCGATTGGCTGATCGTATGATTAAACCCGAAGCCATTGAAAAGCACGGAACTGCATGGAATGATGCCGACTTTCTTGTCTTTAATTCATACCTTTGGTGGAGAGTTCCCACCCTAAAGATATT GCGGGAATCAGGAAATTTTGAAGACCCAAATGAAGAAATTAAACGGGTCAAGAGCTTGCAAGCCTACAAGATGGTTTTAAAGAAATGGTCAAATTGGTTAAAGACAAATGTAAATCAGACCAAAACCCGGATGTTCTTCATGGGCCTACCCGCTACCCATGAATG GTCAATTGACTGGGGGAATAACAAAAACCGAAAGTGCTTGGATGAAACCGAACCAATTTCGGATACTAAATATTGGGGGAGAAATTCAAACCCTAAATTTCTTAAAGCAATCGAGTCTTCAATTTTCAAACTAAAGAATGTGGGGTTCGacattcaattaattaacataacTCAACTATCTGAGTATCGAAAAGACGGTCACCCAACCATTTATCGAAAATTGTGGCAACCATTGACGAAAGAGCAATTGTCTAACCCTAGAAACTATGCGGATTGCACCCATTGGTGCCTTCCTGGAGTACCTGATGTGTGGAATGAGATCATTCTTGCCCATATTCTCCAATAA
- the LOC124940167 gene encoding solanesyl diphosphate synthase 3, chloroplastic/mitochondrial-like, whose product MVVTEVPKLASAVEYFFKMGVEGKRFRPTVLLLMATALNIQIPQQTSNVIGDATLIELRERQQRVAEIMEMIHVASLLHDDVLDNSETRRGIGSLNIVMGNKLSVLAGDFLLSRACVALASLNNNEVVSIISAVLEHLVTGEIMQLTTTSDQRCSMEYYMEKTYYKTASLISNSCKAIALLAGQSTQVSTLAFEYGKNLGLAFQLIDDVLDFTGTSTSLGKGSLSDIHQGIVTAPILFAIEEFPQLHEIVSRGLENPADIELALEYLGKSRGIQRTIELAKNHAVLASAAIDSFPESSDEDVLRSRRALVDLTHIVITRTK is encoded by the exons GTTCCAAAACTTGCTTCTGCCGTTGAATATTTCTTCAAGATGGGTGTGGAAGGAAAGAGGTTTAGACCTACT GTTCTGTTGTTGATGGCAACAGCTTTGAACATTCAAATACCTCAACAAACTTCTAACGTAATTGGCGATGCTACATTAATAGAACTACGTGAGAGACAACAACGTGTTGCTGAGATCATGGAAATGATACAT GTGGCAAGTCTTTTGCATGATGATGTATTGGATAATTCTGAGACAAGGCGTGGTATTGGATCCTTAAACATTGTAATGGGGAACAAG TTATCTGTTTTAGCTGGAGACTTCTTGTTATCAAGAGCATGTGTGGCACTTGCTTCTTTGAATAACAATGAG GTTGTCTCTATAATATCGGCCGTTCTAGAGCATTTGGTCACCGGTGAGATCATGCAATTGACAACCACATCTGATCAACGTTGTAG CATGGAATATTATATGGAAAAAACATACTACAAGACTGCATCACTTATTTCAAACAGCTGCAAGGCAATTGCCCTTCTTGCTGGACAATCTACACAAGTTTCCACTCTGGCTTTTGAGTATGGTAAAAATCTG GGATTGGCATTTCAGTTGATCGATGATGTTCTTGATTTCACAGGAACATCAACTTCCCTTGGAAAAGGTTCTTTGTCAGACATTCATCAA GGAATTGTGACAGCTCCAATACTATTTGCTATAGAAGAGTTTCCTCAGCTACATGAAATTGTCTCAAGGGGACTTGAAAATCCTGCAGATATTGAGCTT GCTCTTGAATACCTTGGAAAGAGTAGAGGAATTCAAAGAACAATAGAATTAGCGAAGAATCACGCAGTTCTCGCTTCGGCTGCAATAGATTCCTTTCCAGAGAGTAGTGATGAAGATGTGTTGAGATCGAGGCGGGCACTCGTAGATCTTACTCACATAGTCATTACGAGAACCAAGTGA